One Thermogemmatispora onikobensis genomic window carries:
- a CDS encoding helix-turn-helix transcriptional regulator: MSGVHWWRRYGDYPPGKHNLPHMGAVLSDYRQRRGYSRAEVAQALDVKKQAVSYWEATMYLADPERRIVLARLLQIPPALLGLAWEQVVYVGREGEPGASYERLAEVISLEGYYQYEDLLALASRLLYAGQFRVLAQLLPRWLGKLRQKVKEAPASEREAWLWLLGLYLLRASSIARHSQGDHQGNIALSLASELLRLGQEQDEPTLLGLAFYRLMDLYRQMGATEQARDAAQAGLSWVKRVGPELGGNLYLRAATVLAEAGEGDERQWRGWQEEALRLAERVEGGEEDASQLKLNRAAVHHERAKLLLTLAQRQGESKRLGEAYRELAQARSGLGSDVGAWRMYLDVTEAKLFLAWGEVEQSAWLGARAWDVAQKMGSVKVEPELRGLYASLSAKAPGHASVQWLGLTLGIV; the protein is encoded by the coding sequence ATGAGCGGTGTTCACTGGTGGCGGCGCTATGGGGATTATCCGCCGGGGAAGCATAACTTGCCGCATATGGGGGCAGTGCTGAGCGACTATCGGCAGCGGCGAGGCTACAGTCGAGCAGAAGTAGCGCAGGCATTGGATGTCAAGAAGCAGGCAGTGAGCTACTGGGAGGCGACGATGTATCTGGCAGATCCGGAGCGACGTATAGTGCTGGCGAGATTGTTGCAGATACCGCCGGCGCTGTTGGGGCTGGCCTGGGAGCAGGTGGTCTATGTGGGCAGGGAGGGAGAGCCAGGCGCCAGCTACGAGCGGCTGGCGGAGGTGATCAGCCTGGAGGGCTATTATCAGTACGAAGATCTGTTGGCGCTGGCGAGTCGGCTACTGTATGCCGGTCAATTCCGCGTACTGGCCCAGCTTCTACCGCGCTGGCTGGGGAAGCTGCGACAGAAGGTGAAGGAGGCGCCAGCCAGCGAGCGAGAGGCCTGGCTCTGGCTCCTGGGCCTTTACCTGCTGCGGGCCAGCTCCATCGCCAGGCACTCGCAAGGGGATCACCAGGGCAACATAGCCTTGAGTCTGGCCAGCGAGCTACTCCGACTGGGTCAAGAGCAGGACGAGCCGACGCTCCTGGGCCTGGCCTTTTATCGCCTGATGGACCTCTATCGGCAGATGGGAGCCACTGAACAGGCCAGGGATGCGGCGCAGGCGGGTCTGAGCTGGGTGAAGCGGGTAGGGCCGGAGTTGGGGGGCAATCTCTACCTGCGGGCGGCGACGGTGCTGGCGGAGGCGGGGGAGGGAGACGAGCGGCAGTGGCGGGGGTGGCAGGAGGAGGCGCTCAGATTGGCGGAGCGAGTGGAGGGAGGAGAAGAGGACGCATCGCAGTTGAAGCTGAACCGTGCGGCGGTGCATCACGAGAGAGCGAAGCTGCTGCTGACGCTGGCGCAGCGACAGGGAGAAAGTAAGCGTTTGGGAGAGGCCTATCGGGAGCTGGCGCAGGCGCGCTCGGGACTGGGGAGCGATGTGGGTGCCTGGCGGATGTATCTGGATGTGACGGAGGCGAAGCTGTTTCTGGCGTGGGGGGAGGTAGAGCAGAGCGCCTGGCTGGGGGCGAGAGCCTGGGATGTGGCGCAGAAGATGGGGTCGGTGAAAGTGGAGCCGGAGCTGAGAGGGCTGTATGCCAGCCTGAGTGCGAAGGCGCCGGGCCATGCCAGCGTGCAATGGCTCGGCCTCACACTCGGCATTGTGTAG
- a CDS encoding ring-cleaving dioxygenase yields the protein MGGPLAWPLAGKFWAAGRVSYSVLRGDLGKLDDVGDLAEVISGLGLLIGSGAWGKRKKGARAMQVQGIHHVTAVTGNASLNVAFYTQVLGMRLVKKTVNQDDVSAYHLFYGDELGHPGTELTFFDWPELERHRHGAGTISTIMLGVSGEEALRWWQERFTRLRVEHDELRRRGPDGVLSLPFRDPEGQRLELVDDGGRLQGVAWRRSPVPAEYAIRGFYGVQLTLRALAPSARFLTEVLGFRQVGSYQQGNGYEVVAFEVGPGGPGTLVHVEVQPDAPFHRFVGIGGVHHVAFRVPTDEEHRAWRERVAAVNRTVTPIIDRFYFHSVYFREPGGVLFELATDLPGFAVDEDPEHLGERLSLPPFLEPYRARIEAGLKPIEPLDLLAGV from the coding sequence GTGGGCGGACCGTTGGCCTGGCCGCTGGCTGGGAAGTTCTGGGCTGCTGGACGTGTTTCCTATAGTGTACTACGTGGCGACCTGGGCAAATTGGACGACGTGGGCGACCTGGCAGAGGTGATCTCGGGCCTGGGGCTGCTGATCGGATCAGGTGCCTGGGGTAAAAGGAAAAAGGGAGCAAGAGCAATGCAAGTGCAAGGTATTCATCATGTGACGGCAGTGACGGGTAACGCCTCATTGAATGTAGCCTTTTATACGCAGGTCCTGGGGATGCGCCTGGTTAAGAAGACGGTTAACCAGGATGATGTTTCGGCCTATCATCTCTTCTATGGCGATGAGCTGGGCCATCCCGGCACTGAGCTGACGTTTTTCGACTGGCCGGAGCTGGAGCGTCACCGCCACGGGGCGGGCACCATTTCGACGATCATGCTGGGAGTCAGTGGTGAGGAGGCGCTGCGCTGGTGGCAGGAGCGTTTTACCCGCCTGCGTGTGGAGCATGATGAGCTGCGGCGCCGTGGTCCAGATGGGGTGCTCAGCCTGCCGTTCCGCGATCCCGAGGGCCAGCGCCTGGAGCTGGTCGACGACGGTGGACGGCTGCAGGGCGTAGCCTGGCGCCGCAGTCCTGTGCCTGCTGAGTACGCGATTCGGGGCTTCTATGGGGTACAGCTGACCTTGCGTGCGTTGGCCCCATCAGCGCGTTTCCTGACCGAGGTGCTGGGCTTCCGTCAAGTAGGGAGCTATCAGCAGGGCAATGGCTACGAGGTGGTGGCCTTTGAAGTTGGTCCGGGAGGGCCTGGAACGCTGGTACATGTAGAGGTCCAGCCGGATGCTCCCTTCCATCGTTTCGTCGGCATCGGCGGTGTTCATCACGTGGCCTTTCGCGTGCCCACGGACGAGGAGCATCGGGCCTGGCGCGAGCGCGTGGCGGCGGTCAATCGCACAGTGACGCCAATCATCGATCGCTTCTACTTTCATTCGGTCTACTTCCGCGAGCCAGGTGGCGTGCTCTTCGAGCTGGCGACGGATCTGCCGGGCTTCGCGGTCGATGAGGACCCCGAGCATCTGGGCGAGCGTCTCTCTCTGCCACCGTTTTTGGAGCCATACCGGGCACGGATCGAGGCCGGTCTGAAGCCGATCGAGCCACTAGATCTGCTGGCTGGGGTCTAA
- a CDS encoding glutamine synthetase family protein, whose amino-acid sequence MTITHKDQSTAVSLDQLLADWEEQGIRTVLFELPDMHGVARSKLIPLNKVRGYAEKGLNMYGGTVALDSRSFVVPGTRYNEEKNYADQMLIPDLSTAAVVPWLSGTARLICDAYWQDGTPLHAAPRHVLRRVLAELDKLGYEAVIGLEYEFYLLDPMTMTPVFNGLHIFNTSRNLAVPVTERIVELMPQIGIDIITANCEYGPGQFEINYGAHAALRAADLGFTFKNGVKMIARQLGYHATFMTKPFSDQSASGAHTHVSLVSKATGQNAFLDAGDPHGLSPTAYYFTQGMLKHANAAMALMAPTPNCYHRFVPHHFAPSNISWGPEDRSAMIRAKNSRDERTHLENRLPTALSNPYLSIAAVLAAGVLGLRDQELPPAAVSGLAEEHSEFPPLPTTLDEALDALERDEEFRQLLGDEFVEVFTRAKRSELARFKAHVTDWEREEYLEIY is encoded by the coding sequence ATGACGATCACGCACAAGGACCAGAGCACCGCCGTTTCTCTGGATCAGCTTCTGGCCGATTGGGAGGAGCAGGGTATTCGCACTGTACTCTTTGAGCTGCCCGACATGCATGGCGTGGCCCGCTCCAAGCTGATCCCTCTGAATAAGGTGCGTGGCTATGCTGAGAAGGGCCTGAATATGTATGGCGGCACCGTGGCCCTCGATAGTCGCTCGTTTGTCGTACCCGGCACCAGATACAATGAGGAGAAGAATTACGCTGACCAGATGCTCATTCCTGATCTGTCGACGGCTGCCGTGGTGCCCTGGCTGAGCGGCACGGCGCGCCTGATCTGCGATGCCTACTGGCAGGATGGTACCCCGCTGCACGCGGCGCCGCGCCATGTCTTGCGCCGGGTGCTGGCGGAGCTGGATAAGCTCGGTTACGAGGCGGTCATCGGTCTGGAATATGAGTTTTATCTGCTTGACCCGATGACCATGACCCCGGTCTTCAATGGCCTGCATATCTTCAATACGTCGCGCAACCTGGCGGTGCCGGTGACGGAGCGCATCGTCGAGCTGATGCCGCAGATCGGTATCGATATCATCACGGCCAACTGTGAGTACGGCCCCGGTCAATTCGAGATCAATTATGGGGCCCATGCTGCCCTGCGAGCCGCTGACCTGGGCTTCACCTTCAAGAATGGGGTCAAGATGATCGCCCGCCAGCTCGGCTATCATGCGACCTTCATGACCAAGCCCTTCAGCGATCAGTCGGCCAGCGGTGCCCATACGCATGTCAGCCTGGTCTCGAAGGCAACGGGCCAGAATGCTTTTCTCGATGCCGGTGATCCGCATGGGCTGTCGCCTACGGCCTACTATTTTACGCAGGGCATGCTGAAGCACGCCAATGCGGCGATGGCTCTGATGGCGCCGACGCCCAACTGCTACCATCGCTTCGTGCCGCACCATTTTGCGCCCTCTAACATCAGTTGGGGACCCGAGGATCGCTCGGCGATGATTCGCGCGAAGAATAGCCGCGATGAGCGTACACATCTGGAGAATCGTCTGCCCACTGCTTTGAGTAATCCCTATCTATCGATTGCGGCGGTGCTTGCTGCGGGCGTGCTGGGCCTGCGCGACCAGGAGCTGCCACCGGCGGCGGTCTCGGGTCTGGCTGAAGAGCATAGCGAGTTTCCGCCTTTGCCGACGACGCTCGATGAGGCCCTGGATGCTTTGGAGCGCGATGAGGAGTTCCGCCAGTTGCTGGGCGATGAGTTTGTGGAGGTCTTTACGCGGGCCAAACGCAGCGAGCTGGCGCGCTTTAAGGCGCATGTGACCGATTGGGAGCGCGAGGAGTATCTGGAGATCTATTAG
- a CDS encoding zinc ribbon domain-containing protein, producing the protein MQRCPHCGATLPAGSHYCGQCGLPVYGARPHEPTERADAGVRSPGPTLDPARQAGSAPPGPYQVTVPAAGADPYEATRYGTPPYGVGPETEPAREDLFTPPPPPPSSFGYPPLYPIPPEGRNQRPPQRRPLMLIGVVVVIVVLVVGGVVAAFNLLHLGQGQPQLRVSSAYHVGSLPAGATGTSLQVSGQQFASNSQVTFYLDGQILPGVNAKTDSSGALKANLSVTSDWKPGQHTLTAADASNNRVQQGVTVVIVPQGQAHTPGPNGAPPDDASFKIAFTASSGSSTQSGTFTVTGHPDPAGGTVCASYANGMQDDGQPHTLSGVTSSGIRYQETLVATCQGTYRSGKIIYKEIYNQDRVVFQTSLGNVTCTASPHTVQAEGSFVDATHVKGTLSGPVYSYSCDNGNSSQVQAATGTWEGQLLA; encoded by the coding sequence ATGCAGCGGTGTCCTCATTGTGGTGCCACTCTGCCTGCCGGTTCTCATTACTGCGGGCAATGTGGCTTACCGGTCTATGGAGCCAGACCTCATGAGCCGACAGAGCGTGCTGACGCTGGTGTCCGTAGTCCAGGGCCGACCCTGGACCCGGCGCGTCAGGCCGGGTCAGCGCCCCCTGGGCCATACCAGGTAACAGTGCCGGCAGCGGGAGCCGATCCTTATGAGGCGACCAGATATGGGACTCCCCCCTATGGAGTAGGGCCGGAGACGGAGCCTGCGAGGGAGGACCTTTTCACGCCGCCACCTCCACCCCCTTCTTCGTTCGGATATCCACCTCTCTATCCGATCCCTCCTGAAGGTCGAAACCAGCGTCCGCCTCAGCGACGGCCACTGATGCTCATTGGGGTGGTAGTGGTAATAGTAGTGCTGGTCGTGGGTGGGGTGGTGGCAGCTTTCAACCTGCTTCATCTGGGTCAAGGGCAGCCGCAGCTCAGGGTGAGCAGTGCCTATCACGTGGGCAGTCTGCCAGCGGGGGCTACGGGGACGAGCTTGCAGGTGAGTGGGCAGCAGTTTGCCTCTAACTCGCAGGTGACCTTTTATCTGGATGGTCAGATCCTTCCAGGAGTGAACGCTAAAACCGATAGCAGCGGGGCTTTGAAAGCGAATCTGAGCGTGACGAGCGACTGGAAGCCTGGTCAGCATACGCTGACGGCGGCAGATGCCAGCAACAACCGCGTGCAGCAGGGGGTGACGGTGGTGATTGTGCCACAGGGGCAGGCGCACACACCCGGTCCCAACGGGGCCCCGCCCGACGATGCCAGCTTCAAGATCGCTTTTACTGCTTCCAGCGGCTCGTCGACCCAGAGCGGTACGTTCACGGTCACGGGGCATCCCGACCCTGCCGGGGGCACGGTCTGCGCGAGCTATGCCAATGGGATGCAGGACGATGGGCAGCCACACACACTGAGTGGGGTGACCTCCAGTGGTATCCGCTATCAGGAGACGCTCGTGGCGACCTGTCAGGGAACGTATCGCAGTGGCAAAATCATCTACAAGGAGATCTATAACCAGGATCGGGTGGTCTTTCAGACATCCCTGGGCAATGTGACCTGCACCGCTTCTCCGCATACGGTCCAGGCTGAGGGGAGCTTTGTCGATGCCACGCATGTGAAGGGGACTTTGAGTGGACCAGTCTACTCCTATAGCTGTGATAACGGGAATTCCTCTCAAGTGCAGGCGGCAACGGGAACCTGGGAGGGCCAGCTTCTCGCGTAG
- a CDS encoding N-acetylmuramoyl-L-alanine amidase: MTDYAEAIPMYVDRSRVFIDANNPKWIVVHKTAGFHTAQEVANYFATNAEMTSTHYVVGQDGTVVQCVREQDGAGGNCCLEPGHAAFLPEGQNLNLVTISIEHVDPALDNSTPLTDAQKRASFRLIADICERHGIPRRHGNANGGIVGHFELDPISRARCPGNYPWAELWAFLEQGGFMLDIQATRGYFTDLGNNVWRCTKTGYVVGHGILDFYRRYGGDALFGLTYLGLPLSNETAVAGYKGVVLQRFERGVVCWDPGHQIDNPPGSGPAYLMHLDRGPGQDPRISALQQQVATLQQQVNTLKQEVDTLKQELDAQELGTGSSAQPAS; encoded by the coding sequence ATGACCGACTACGCGGAGGCCATCCCGATGTACGTGGATCGTTCGCGAGTCTTCATCGATGCCAACAACCCGAAATGGATTGTGGTCCATAAGACCGCGGGCTTTCACACGGCGCAGGAGGTGGCCAACTACTTTGCCACCAACGCGGAGATGACCAGCACCCATTATGTGGTAGGACAGGATGGGACGGTGGTGCAGTGCGTGCGTGAGCAGGACGGAGCCGGGGGAAACTGCTGTCTGGAGCCAGGCCACGCTGCCTTCCTGCCCGAGGGCCAAAATCTGAACCTGGTGACCATCAGCATCGAGCATGTGGACCCGGCCCTCGATAACTCGACGCCGCTCACAGATGCTCAGAAACGTGCCTCTTTCCGCCTGATCGCGGACATCTGCGAGCGTCACGGCATTCCCCGCCGGCATGGCAATGCCAATGGTGGGATCGTCGGCCATTTTGAGCTGGACCCCATTTCGCGCGCGCGCTGCCCAGGCAACTATCCCTGGGCTGAGTTGTGGGCGTTTCTTGAGCAAGGAGGGTTTATGCTGGATATCCAGGCCACTCGCGGCTACTTCACGGATCTCGGCAACAACGTCTGGCGCTGCACCAAAACGGGGTATGTCGTCGGTCACGGCATTCTGGACTTCTACCGCCGCTACGGCGGAGATGCTCTCTTCGGCCTGACCTACCTCGGTCTCCCCCTCTCCAATGAAACGGCGGTCGCTGGTTATAAGGGTGTGGTCTTGCAACGCTTCGAGCGCGGCGTGGTCTGCTGGGACCCCGGCCACCAGATCGATAACCCTCCCGGCTCCGGCCCCGCCTACCTGATGCACCTCGACCGCGGTCCCGGCCAGGACCCGCGCATCTCTGCGCTCCAACAGCAAGTAGCCACCCTTCAGCAGCAGGTGAATACCCTGAAACAGGAGGTCGATACACTCAAGCAGGAACTGGATGCGCAGGAGCTTGGCACCGGTTCGTCCGCTCAACCAGCCAGCTAG
- the ftsH gene encoding ATP-dependent zinc metalloprotease FtsH has product MEAQALHTYERGPDGPSQSGPPRLNTPPSPNGNSNNNNNRNNESLSSLLLRSLVIVGILLLGWWALQSFLQGGTSSSNQNAIEIPYSSFYAEVEKGNVKTAVFQGQDVTGEFVNPVADPNNPGKTSTYYHFTQLASGDPKLIQLLLQHNVSVSAKPASDGSLWLNILFNALPWVFLGVLFLFIIRRATQGQQNIFSFGKSRARLIMEDRPSTTFADVAGVDEAKSDLVEIVEFLKTPQKFQRLGGKIPRGVLLVGPPGTGKTLLARAVAGEAGVPFFSMSGSEFVEVLVGVGASRVRDLFDQAKKAAPSIIFIDEIDAVGRQRGASINSNDEREQTLNQLLVEMDGFDVRQAVVVLAATNRPEGLDKALLRPGRFDRRVTVDRPDWKGRLAILQIHTRKVPLAPDVDLEAIARATPGMVGADLANLVNEAALLAARRNLDVVNQNCFLEALDKIVLGAERPLVLSEEDLKVVAYHEGGHALTALLTEYVDPVGKVTIVPRGQALGVTRYLPLDDRHNYSREYLEARLVTALGGRAAEEVAIGRITTGAENDLQQVTQIARRMVTNWGMSERIGPLFFQEREDPLERAALGRRDYSEKTASMIDKEVDRIVKAAYNRALSLLREHRLTLDRIAQALRLYETLDTQQLRQIMIETGAIRAAASYYRN; this is encoded by the coding sequence ATGGAAGCTCAGGCTTTACATACCTACGAGCGCGGCCCCGATGGTCCTTCTCAGAGTGGGCCCCCGCGCTTGAATACTCCCCCCAGTCCCAACGGCAACAGCAACAATAACAATAACCGGAACAATGAAAGCCTCTCTTCGTTGCTGTTGCGCTCTCTGGTGATTGTGGGAATCTTGCTGCTAGGTTGGTGGGCCCTTCAGTCCTTCCTGCAGGGCGGCACGAGCAGCAGCAATCAAAACGCTATTGAGATCCCATACAGCTCTTTCTACGCAGAAGTAGAGAAAGGCAACGTCAAGACGGCAGTCTTTCAGGGGCAGGATGTGACCGGCGAGTTCGTTAACCCGGTTGCTGACCCTAACAACCCTGGCAAGACGTCAACATACTATCACTTCACGCAGCTCGCCAGCGGAGACCCCAAGCTGATCCAGCTGCTGCTGCAGCACAATGTCTCGGTCTCCGCCAAGCCGGCCAGCGATGGCAGCCTGTGGTTGAACATTCTCTTTAATGCCCTGCCCTGGGTCTTCCTGGGAGTGCTCTTTCTGTTCATCATCAGGCGCGCTACGCAGGGTCAGCAGAATATCTTTAGCTTCGGCAAGAGCCGGGCGCGCCTGATCATGGAGGATCGGCCCAGCACGACCTTCGCCGATGTGGCCGGGGTCGATGAGGCCAAAAGCGACCTGGTCGAGATCGTCGAGTTTCTGAAGACGCCGCAGAAGTTCCAGCGCCTGGGTGGCAAGATCCCCCGCGGCGTCTTGCTGGTTGGGCCCCCGGGCACGGGTAAGACCCTGCTGGCGCGGGCCGTGGCCGGCGAGGCCGGCGTCCCCTTCTTCTCGATGTCCGGCTCCGAGTTCGTCGAGGTCCTGGTGGGTGTCGGCGCCAGCCGCGTGCGCGACCTCTTCGATCAGGCCAAGAAGGCCGCTCCCAGCATCATCTTCATCGATGAGATCGATGCCGTCGGGCGCCAGCGCGGCGCCAGCATCAATAGCAACGATGAGCGCGAGCAGACGCTGAACCAGTTGCTGGTGGAGATGGATGGCTTCGACGTGCGTCAGGCGGTGGTGGTGCTGGCGGCAACCAACCGTCCCGAGGGACTCGACAAGGCCCTGCTGCGCCCCGGTCGCTTCGACCGCCGCGTGACGGTGGACCGTCCCGACTGGAAGGGCCGTCTGGCAATTCTCCAGATCCACACGCGCAAGGTCCCTCTGGCCCCAGATGTGGACCTGGAGGCGATTGCCCGGGCCACGCCGGGCATGGTCGGCGCCGATCTGGCCAACCTGGTCAATGAGGCAGCCCTCCTGGCCGCGCGCCGCAACCTGGATGTCGTCAATCAGAACTGCTTCCTAGAGGCGCTGGATAAGATCGTCCTGGGCGCCGAGCGTCCGCTCGTGCTCAGCGAGGAAGATCTGAAGGTGGTGGCCTACCACGAAGGCGGCCACGCCCTGACTGCGCTCCTGACCGAGTACGTCGACCCGGTCGGAAAGGTCACTATCGTGCCGCGCGGCCAGGCCCTGGGCGTGACTCGCTATCTGCCGCTCGATGACCGCCATAACTACAGCCGCGAGTACCTGGAGGCCCGCCTGGTGACCGCTCTTGGCGGACGCGCCGCTGAGGAGGTGGCCATTGGCCGCATTACCACTGGCGCGGAGAACGATCTCCAGCAGGTGACGCAGATCGCCCGCCGCATGGTCACTAACTGGGGCATGAGCGAGCGAATCGGCCCGCTTTTCTTCCAGGAGCGCGAAGACCCGCTGGAGCGCGCTGCCTTGGGGCGCCGCGACTACAGCGAGAAGACGGCTTCTATGATCGATAAAGAGGTCGATCGCATCGTGAAGGCAGCCTACAACCGCGCCCTGAGCCTGCTGCGCGAGCACCGCCTGACCCTCGATCGCATCGCCCAGGCTCTGCGCCTCTACGAGACACTCGATACTCAGCAGCTGCGGCAGATCATGATCGAGACCGGCGCCATCAGGGCTGCCGCCTCCTACTATCGCAACTAG